Proteins from a single region of Nomascus leucogenys isolate Asia chromosome 21, Asia_NLE_v1, whole genome shotgun sequence:
- the EMC3 gene encoding ER membrane protein complex subunit 3 isoform X1, whose amino-acid sequence MAGPELLLDSNIRLWVVLPIVIITFFVGMIRHYVSILLQSDKKLTQEQVSDSQVLIRSRVLRENGKYIPKQSFLTRKYYFNNPEDGFFKKTKRKVVPPSPMTDPTMLTDMMKGNVTNVLPMILIGGWINMTFSGFVTTKVPFPLTLRFKPMLQQGIELLTLDASWVSSASWYFLNVFGLRSIYSLILGQDNAADQSRMMQEQMTGAAMAMPADTNKAFKVYSFTFQSHSNALKGVTKSYFKNSFLAGSVVWFHRFNLNLAKT is encoded by the exons ATGGCAGGGCCAGAACTGCTGCTCGACTCCAACATCCGCCTCTGGGTGGTCCTACCCATCGTTATCATCACTTTCTTCGTAGGCATGATCCGCCACTACGTGTCCATCCTGCTGCAGAGCGACAAGAAGCTCACCCAGGAACAAGTATCTGACAG TCAAGTCCTAATTCGAAGCAGAGTCCTcagggaaaatggaaaatacattCCCAAACAG tctTTCTTGACacgaaaatattatttcaacaatcCAGAGGATggatttttcaaaaaaactaaaaggaaggTAGTGCCACCTTCTCCTATGACTG ATCCTACTATGTTGACAGACATGATGAAAGGGAATGTAACAAATGTCCTCCCTATGATTCTTATTGGTGGATGGATCAACATGACATTCTCAGGCTTTGTCACAA CCAAGGTCCCATTTCCACTGACCCTCCGTTTTAAGCCTATGTTACAGCAAGGAATCGAGCTACTCACATTAGATGCATCCTG GGTGAGTTCTGCATCCTGGTACTTCCTCAATGTATTTGGGCTTCGGAGCATTTACTCTCTGATTCTGGGCCAAGATAATG CCGCTGACCAATCACGAATGATGCAGGAGCAGATGACAGGAGCAGCCATGGCCATGCCCGCAGACACAAACAAAGCTTTCAAGGTATACTCCTTCACCTTTCAAAGCCACAGCAATGCTCTGAAAGGTGTTACCaagagctattttaaaaatagcttcctTGCAGGGAGTGTTGTGTGGTTCCATCGTTTTAATTTAAACTTAGCAAAAACATAG